CTGATTTTTTAGCACACACAGGTATCAGTGATTCTCATTCCAGGCCATTGCACCCACCCATCTTCCCTTTCATTCAGAGCTGTCCTGGCTTTCTTTTCTAGGTACTCAATCCAATAGGTTACTCGGGTAAAGAGAGGTAGATTTTCCTCTGGAATGTACACTTATCCTATGAAATGAATTTCTCGTTGCCACTCTTCTGATTTCTACTTTCCACCAAAGGCCTCTGGAAAAACCATGAAAGATTTCAGGGCTCCTtgcttctttctattctttaccCAATTGGGAAAATTCTCTAATGAGCATTGGATTGCCTCCAAGACAGTGCAGAAAACAGAACCAACAGCActtactcatttttcaaaatagaggGCAAAGAGAGAGAATGTGACTAAAAGAAAGGTTTAACAGAAAAGGGCAACAACACCCCAGTGTCAAGAGTGGGGGAGGGCACAGCGTTTGTGCACAAGGGGCCTTTTGCAACTGGTGGCAAGTGTAAACACAAGTTATGGTATTAACTACCCTAGATTATTTGAGGCCCGTTCATACTCACCGTAACATTTCACATGTCAGTACTTAATTCTAAAAGACTTAAGGTACAgtaaaatttaagataaattgGAAATGCTTTTGATGCTATTATAGTAAGTAAGTCATTTAATAATGAAAGTTATGACTTTTTCCATGAATTCAATCAGTGTGTTCTGATGAcctcaaaagatttttttaaagatggtagtggagtttgaactctgggtatCCTGTTtggtaggcatgtgctctacccttGACTCAAaccttttagctctggttatttttgacatgggATCTCATTTTTTGCTCAAGCCAGCCTGCATTGTGATTCTCTTATTTTAGGCTTCTcaccatagctgagatgacaggaacATGGCACATGtccagatttttctgttgatcTGGGGTCTCAGGAAATTTTTCACCCTGGCAAGCCAAAACACTGATTCTTCAGATCTCATCCTCCCATGTAGCAtagattacaggtgtcagccaccagcTTTAGGCTTATAACActatttttaatacagaaaataacaTGAAACTTTGTTACAGTAgttgtatttttattgaattatatacattataattatttattaatatactGGTATATATGCACATCTAAATCAATGCCAATAGACAAACGTTTTCCAACCCAGAGAGTGGCAGATGGTTTCATGCTGTGCCAATGGAGTCTACTTTGGTTCATACCAACCTATATACCTAGTCCAAGCAACTTCTACCTAGAAAATTCCAATCACCACAATCAGACCATTCATTTTCTGTTGTCTCTGAGGCATCAAAGAAGTTATTCTATCACCAAATATGGAACAGTTCTAATGAGGGAAATAACACCCATCATTATCAATGTCATTTCCTAGACTGTCCACTAGACCCTTGTCACCAAGCAGTTTTCCCATTCAGCTGCCTTGCTATCATCTCAGACATGAGAGCTTCAAAGcacttttgaagaaaataagtcttgctattaaaaagaaatgtgggataatatgatcaaagtacattatatgcatataacgaaatctcttaaaattattcaaaaaatgtGGGACATCTTAACAAGTGAAAAGATTTTCATGTGAGTGTAATCTACAAAAATTCAGCTTTCCATTTCtatacctttttctttctctttgcctgtCCTTATTAGGTTTTCCACACACAGGATTTAATGAAATATGTATGTTGGTTGCTAGCATATTTTACAAAATTCccttctttattttcctgtggTACTACAATTACAGCAGATGGAGGGAAAGTCTCCCGTCCTGCCTCCTGAAAGATTGCACAGAGTCCATTGGTTCCTCCTGTCTGTTCCGTCAAGATTTCACCtgatttctgttctcttcttcaAACATGTTGCTACCTCAGTTAATGGGGCAATTGAATTCATGTTGTATGGAGCATTGTAGATTAAGGattgacagagaaagagaggaaagaggtggggaggggtgggggagagagagaaagaatacaaaGCTCTATCTAGCCTTTGTTCCCTCTGCTCTTTAATGAACACAACACATTATAGTCCTGCAAGACCAAACTGTGCAAAATCTAAAATGATCCAAGGATGGAAAAACATTACAGATGTAAGGAAACTGACTGCTTtacataaacacagaaaaaatccCAATGCATTGTTCTATGGACTGAAGAAAAGTCACCTTGCAAACCACACCCAAGGATCTGTGCCCATCTGTTCCGTCTCCCAAAATGCCCCATGATCCAGCCACTCAGGTGCTTACATCTGGCGTGGCAAGGTCTCCCTAACCCTGATTCAGTGCAATGGCCAATGTCTTAGTCTGTGTTTATACCATTCCAATAGTTAAAAATTATGAAGAGTGACCAGTCCCATCAGGGAGTGTCTTTGTGGGCAGTGCATCCCTATTCTTCATTTCCTGTCTCATCTAAAGATGCCAGAGGGACACAGCTTCCTGTGCTTACATCCCTCTCAGTGTCAGCATCTACTTGCTACATTTCTCCACCATTCAACTCCTGAAGAAATGCCAAGAGATGCAAAGCTTCAGAATCGGCTTCATTTTTAGAAAGCCGCCCTTGGGCAATTCTTTGCAATttgcttttcatcttttctttctcctttgattCCTGGTTTATTTTCACACCCTCTTTAAACTGCTGGATGGCCTTGTCTTCCAATTTCATTTGATACAGTTGAAAATTGCCATAGCGCAGATGGAGCAGTTGTTTAGCTATGGGTGCATGTTCCTTGCTGAGTTCTTTCTGGAAGTAAAACTCTGCTTCTTCATACTGGCCTACCATAGAAAAAATACCAGCAAGATGACTACAGACATTCAAGAGATTGCCATTGATCTCATCAGCTCTCTTTAAATGGTGCACAGCCTGTTGCGTTAATTCCAGGAACTCACTTTTCCCATTCATTCCCCTGTCTCTCATACTCAGCATTCGTTGGACTTTGGACCGATAGCAGCACCCAATATGGTAATGCAAGTAGGCATTGTCTGGCATGCTTTTTAACGCCTCTCTAAGCAGATCGATACTTTTGTCCACAGCACGCTTATTTCGATAAAACTTTGCTGCACTGCACAGCACATCTGTTGCACCTTCAGCCTCCCTTAAGGCTTCCTCCACTAGCCTGTCTCCTTCGCTTTCCTCATCTTCTTCATTCAGTTTTTGAAGTTTCAGAGCCAAGAGGACCTTCATATACTGGTTGTCAGGATTCAACTCAATGGCTGTCCTCAGAGCATCGATGGGGTTCTGAGATGCTGGCCAGCGATCCAGACGGTAGTTTTCTATGGCCCATCCAGTGAAGAATTCTGGGTTCTTTGGGTCCTTTTCCAGAGCCTTCTCAAAACACACCTTCCCCCTTTCATTTTGCCGTTTTGTGCACTTTAGCCGTGTCCACCCTTCCTCACAGTCAAGTTCAGGACTCTCAATTCTATAGGGACTGGAACACTTGGCACAGACCTCTTTCACTTTGTCCACATAAATCTGAGCTTCTGAGAGCCGGCCCATGTGATAGTAGACCCAGGCATAGTTTCCCCAGGTCACCagacttctgatttctgcctgGCCAGCGTGCTGTCTCTGGATTAGCTCTTCAGCTTGCTGTAAGCATTCCAGGGCCGCCTCGTTTTGCCCTCGGTGGTGCTTGATGTAGGCCTGTATGTTGCACATGGTGGCTTTAAACTCACTGTTCTGAAGCTCACACTTGTTCAACACTCTGTTCTCAAACTCGTCCAAGGACTGTTCTCCCTCCATCAGGTTCCAGGTGAAATGGCATTTTAGTTGCTGTAGGCTGCTCTCCAAAAATTTCTTAGTATTCTCGctgtagggaaaaaaagaaagatggacaCTTTGTGACACAGCACAGATCTGTATGTCAAGAAACAGGATCACAGCAAATAAGACTCTTTTCCTTCTAAATCACAAAAGAACAAACTTTCTGTATCTTGCTTCCAATGTTTTGACACACGTGTCACTTCCTGCACAGGGAAGCAAGAGTTTGGTgactttggaaagcagaagtattAGTGAGAGGGAGATGGTCACTCAGAGCCTGAGCTTAGGTTTCCTGAATAGGTGGATTGTGTCAGGCAGCTCAGGTCCTCTGGCTTGTATGTCTCCCAGAGAGGTCAAACCTGTGGGAATGATTCTGCAGAGGCTTGCTTTAGTTAATGAGCTCTTAAAGAAGTATTTAGCAATTAATTGCCTGTTGTCctgttatttacttttgtatttaGTAAATCTTTgctttatacttttctatttgcttaatatttcattgtgtgtattTTACTTTACCTGTCATGCTTCTGCAATTCAACTCCACTTTATCTTCTATATTCTTTggtgtactgggttttgaactcatgcctCAGGCCTACTTTGTGCTCTATGCCCCCTGTAGCATtttccttatgattttttttccagataggatctcccattttttgcctggtctggccccAGATTATGATCTTCTTACCTACACCTTCTCCTTAGCTGAGATCAAGGTGCAcagcaccatgctcagcttgtttgttgagattcaGTCTTGCTTGCAATCCTTTAGAACTCCACGTTCTGAGTgtctgggattataagtatgagtcATTGTACCTGGCCTAGTTTATATTTTCTTACTTCCATCCTTTTCCTTAAAAGAACTCGTATTTCTGCTAAGTATTTCAGCTTATTTTATATCACTAATGGATTTTTGTCTATGtaaactttttgatttttttgtctaattgttgttgcttttctttattattttaacatgGTACACTCTTATTTTTGTCATTCAGTTATTATATTATAACCATTTAAATCTTATTTTGGGTCATTTTTTGGGGGTGTGTGACTGAGGTTTgtactcaaggctttgcacttgcaaagcaggtgctcaaccccttgagccacacctccaatctgctttcctgtggttattttggagatggagtctcccaaactgtttgcccaggttagctTCAAGCCATATCCTCcgaatctcagcttcccaagtagctaggatttatggcatgagccaccagtgactgGTACTGAGTGCTTCTTAATTTTTAGTCTTTAACCCTGCTTTTGTAGCATTCTTTCTATCACTTTTATTACCTATGTTAGCATATccttaaacttttattttgggATAAAATTTagtcttttcattgttgttgctccttttttctccttctgcctcaCTTCTACTTCTTAGACTGGTGATTTCTATGTTTAACATGTCTCATTGAGCAGAACTGTTAAAAATTCTgcactttttgtttcagttttctatcGATACTGTTTTCTTCTGTCctggttttcctttcagaacagGCATAAGAGGCATGGCTACAGGGGAGGCTCCCAGGCAGCTGGCTCCTTTTGTCATTGGGAATAGCTCTTTTTCCTTTAGGGTATCCTTGTGACTCTTCTTAGAAGGTTTTCCATTCCCTTGAAGATTCCCTTCAGTGTTGTcctcaaaataaatgaagaaataagcaacaaacaagccaggaacACAGAATGACAAAACCTATCCATTGGAGTCCCTGAGATGTTGCTTTTTCTCACTTAAATTTTTTCATGGTACCTATAAGGCAGCCCTTTTATCAGAAGTTATATGATAATCTAAAAATTATGAATACTGACATATACAAGTCACAGGAAGCGTTGTAGATCATGTTGACATATACCTCCAGATGAAAACTATTCCCCTATACACTTGCCCCTCTCTTTTACTTTTCATATCACACTCATTACCCAACTCCACACATTTTGATTGGGTCAGGATTGAACCAGACTGGAAAGTGAACTGAGAGGGAGTGAAGAGCTGGAGCCAGACTTCATGTGTTGGCAGGAGTGCTGTGCATATGGGGGTGCATGGGCGGCCATGTTCTGCAGGTGAGGCAGGTTAGAATTAGGGAAAATTTGGGACTGAGACCCCCCCACTCACCTTAAGAGCTCCATTTTCATTacaataagttagaaagaatgaGAATGTCCTCCCTATGAGTggggcacctgagaattaacatagTTGTATAAGGCAGTCTGCCCAGCTCCTCCCCCTGGCTCAAAGGCAATGCCCatacccctccccactcattgatttttGGATGGAAATCACCAGATTtgtcccttcccataggttagcataggctttaaaagcacctggagaagagaaacatcctctctctgcctccggATTCCACCTGGACCCC
The sequence above is a segment of the Castor canadensis chromosome 7, mCasCan1.hap1v2, whole genome shotgun sequence genome. Coding sequences within it:
- the Ifit2 gene encoding interferon-induced protein with tetratricopeptide repeats 2 is translated as MSIMSENTKKFLESSLQQLKCHFTWNLMEGEQSLDEFENRVLNKCELQNSEFKATMCNIQAYIKHHRGQNEAALECLQQAEELIQRQHAGQAEIRSLVTWGNYAWVYYHMGRLSEAQIYVDKVKEVCAKCSSPYRIESPELDCEEGWTRLKCTKRQNERGKVCFEKALEKDPKNPEFFTGWAIENYRLDRWPASQNPIDALRTAIELNPDNQYMKVLLALKLQKLNEEDEESEGDRLVEEALREAEGATDVLCSAAKFYRNKRAVDKSIDLLREALKSMPDNAYLHYHIGCCYRSKVQRMLSMRDRGMNGKSEFLELTQQAVHHLKRADEINGNLLNVCSHLAGIFSMVGQYEEAEFYFQKELSKEHAPIAKQLLHLRYGNFQLYQMKLEDKAIQQFKEGVKINQESKEKEKMKSKLQRIAQGRLSKNEADSEALHLLAFLQELNGGEM